The following are from one region of the Polynucleobacter sp. MWH-CaK5 genome:
- the murG gene encoding undecaprenyldiphospho-muramoylpentapeptide beta-N-acetylglucosaminyltransferase, with protein MTHSPTLLVMAGGTGGHIFPGLAVAEYLREHGWNVSWLGNAKGMEYRLVPPRGFAFESIQFGGLRGKGIKTLVLLPFNLLRAFWQSIQVLRRVKPDVVLGMGGYVTFPAGMMSVLLGKPLVLHEQNSIAGLANKVLAKVADKTLCAFPNALPGAVWLGNPLRAGMSQIESPQARYSARSGRLQILVVGGSLGAAALNEVVPEALAKIPVESRPSVIHQAGEKHLDQLRQKYASLNVEAEVVPFIDDMVTAYAKADLVICRAGAMTVAEISAVGVASYLVPFPYAVDDHQTSNAKFLSEAGAAVLMPQADMTTDSLAVYLQTVDRAELSKMAERALSQAKPNATKDVAEICQMLSKRAVQS; from the coding sequence ATGACGCACTCACCCACCTTATTGGTCATGGCTGGCGGTACTGGCGGGCATATTTTCCCAGGCTTGGCTGTGGCTGAATATTTGCGTGAGCATGGTTGGAATGTTTCTTGGTTGGGGAATGCCAAGGGCATGGAATACCGCTTGGTGCCGCCTCGCGGTTTTGCTTTTGAATCCATTCAGTTTGGTGGCTTAAGAGGCAAGGGAATCAAAACATTGGTGTTGTTGCCATTTAATTTATTACGAGCATTTTGGCAAAGCATTCAAGTATTGCGTCGAGTAAAGCCCGATGTTGTGTTGGGCATGGGTGGTTATGTCACATTCCCGGCTGGAATGATGAGTGTTTTATTGGGTAAGCCATTGGTTTTGCATGAGCAAAATTCAATTGCTGGTTTAGCCAATAAAGTATTGGCCAAAGTTGCAGACAAAACTTTGTGCGCATTTCCAAATGCATTGCCGGGTGCTGTTTGGTTGGGTAATCCATTGCGTGCTGGTATGAGTCAAATTGAATCTCCACAAGCTCGTTACTCAGCAAGATCTGGTCGTTTACAGATTTTGGTGGTGGGTGGTAGTTTGGGAGCTGCAGCATTGAATGAAGTGGTCCCAGAAGCCCTTGCAAAAATCCCAGTTGAATCTAGACCATCGGTGATCCACCAAGCAGGTGAGAAACACCTTGATCAATTGCGCCAGAAATACGCGAGCTTGAATGTTGAGGCAGAAGTTGTGCCATTCATTGATGACATGGTGACAGCTTATGCAAAAGCAGATTTAGTGATTTGTCGAGCAGGTGCCATGACTGTGGCAGAAATTTCAGCGGTGGGCGTGGCCTCGTATTTGGTGCCCTTCCCATACGCTGTGGATGATCATCAAACGTCGAATGCAAAATTTCTTTCAGAGGCTGGCGCTGCTGTGTTGATGCCGCAAGCTGATATGACAACAGATTCATTGGCTGTTTATTTGCAAACAGTTGATCGCGCAGAGTTATCAAAAATGGCTGAACGCGCTTTGAGTCAGGCCAAGCCAAATGCAACCAAAGATGTTGCAGAAATATGTCAAATGTTATCTAAGAGAGCGGTTCAGTCATGA
- the ftsW gene encoding putative lipid II flippase FtsW, whose amino-acid sequence MIQFFKRFSANGISGVKGGIKEGFEDFRLGLRDATTVVRPTRSRMMEYDQPLLWAVLILVTLGLVMVYSASIALPDGPKYAKYSTSHFLVRHGISIAIAFTVGIFAFKVPLKVWDRLAPAIFALAFIMLIFVLIPGVGKGVNGAKRWIPLGITNFQPSELMKLAVVLFAAWYTVQRQEYLHTLVKGLLPMGAAVIAVGVLLLLQPDMGAFMVIAVIAMGLLFLGGINAKLFGALTALAIGSFASIIIFSEFRRQRIFAYLDPWNEEFAAGKAYQLTHSLMAFGRGEWFGVGLGGSIEKLHYLPEAHTDFILAVIGEELGFVGVAVVIAIFYWIIRRAFLIGRTALQLDRSFAGLVAKGIAIWIGWQAFINMGVNLGILPTKGLTLPFVSFGGSGLMMNAVAVAILLKIDVENRVLMRGGKL is encoded by the coding sequence ATGATTCAATTCTTCAAACGTTTCAGTGCCAATGGCATCAGTGGTGTCAAAGGTGGCATCAAAGAAGGTTTCGAAGATTTTCGTTTGGGATTGCGTGACGCCACAACCGTGGTTCGTCCAACTCGTTCACGCATGATGGAATATGACCAACCATTGTTATGGGCTGTTTTGATTCTCGTGACATTGGGTCTTGTGATGGTTTATTCGGCATCGATTGCTTTACCCGATGGTCCTAAATATGCCAAATACAGCACCAGTCACTTTTTGGTTAGACATGGCATCTCTATTGCAATTGCTTTCACGGTAGGTATTTTTGCTTTCAAAGTACCTCTTAAAGTTTGGGATCGTTTAGCGCCCGCCATTTTTGCTTTGGCATTCATCATGTTGATCTTTGTTTTGATTCCAGGGGTTGGTAAAGGGGTCAATGGTGCAAAGCGTTGGATTCCATTGGGCATCACAAATTTCCAACCATCAGAATTGATGAAGTTAGCAGTTGTTTTATTTGCTGCTTGGTACACCGTCCAGCGTCAAGAGTATTTGCACACCTTGGTCAAAGGTTTGTTGCCGATGGGTGCTGCGGTGATAGCGGTGGGTGTCTTGCTGCTATTACAACCTGACATGGGTGCTTTCATGGTGATTGCCGTGATTGCGATGGGCCTATTATTTTTAGGGGGCATCAACGCCAAATTGTTTGGTGCGCTGACAGCTTTGGCCATTGGCAGTTTTGCATCCATCATCATCTTTTCTGAATTTAGAAGACAGCGGATTTTTGCTTACCTTGATCCTTGGAATGAAGAGTTTGCTGCTGGTAAAGCCTATCAATTAACACATTCACTCATGGCATTTGGCCGAGGGGAGTGGTTCGGAGTTGGTTTGGGCGGAAGTATTGAAAAACTTCATTACCTTCCAGAAGCGCACACAGATTTTATTTTGGCAGTGATTGGCGAAGAGTTGGGATTCGTTGGCGTCGCTGTTGTCATCGCAATTTTCTATTGGATTATTCGACGTGCATTCTTGATTGGTCGAACAGCTTTGCAATTGGATCGAAGTTTTGCTGGCTTGGTTGCAAAAGGCATTGCGATTTGGATTGGTTGGCAGGCGTTCATCAATATGGGCGTTAACTTGGGCATCTTGCCGACCAAGGGCTTGACCTTACCGTTTGTTAGTTTTGGTGGCTCAGGTTTGATGATGAACGCAGTTGCGGTTGCGATCTTGTTAAAGATTGACGTTGAGAACAGAGTGTTGATGAGGGGTGGCAAGTTATGA
- the murC gene encoding UDP-N-acetylmuramate--L-alanine ligase: MKHILHQIHFVGIGGAGMSGIAEVLLNLGYKVSGSDMAESATTKRLRECGAEITIGHHAKNVGSAEAVVISTAVTGDNPEVLAARAARIPIVPRAVMLGELMRLKQGIAIAGTHGKTTTTSLLASVLAEGGLDPTFVIGGKLTSAGANARLGTGDFIVAEADESDASFLNLLPVIEVITNIDADHMDTYQHDMAKLKQAFVQFTQRMPFYGVAVLCVDDQNVRDILPFVSQPILGYGLSEDADVRAIDVVADGPQMHFTALRHTVRRHGDTPGPLKVTLNLPGLHNVRNALAAIAIATELGVSDAAIVKALKEFHGVGRRFQRYGEVKLPQGGTCTVIDDYGHHPVEMAATLSATRGAFPGRRLLLAFQPHRYTRTRDCFGEFVRVLQGVDALALTEVYPAGEARISGADGEALIKALAKAKEEGRLLDVANTKFIKDVNELPNLVMSMARDGDVIITMGAGSISAVPGKLAGGSNA; this comes from the coding sequence ATGAAGCACATTCTTCATCAAATTCATTTTGTCGGCATTGGTGGTGCAGGCATGAGCGGTATTGCTGAGGTGTTACTCAATCTTGGTTACAAGGTGAGTGGCTCAGACATGGCTGAAAGTGCAACCACCAAACGTTTGCGTGAGTGTGGTGCAGAAATCACCATTGGTCATCATGCCAAGAATGTGGGTAGTGCAGAGGCAGTTGTTATTTCAACAGCCGTTACTGGAGACAACCCAGAAGTCTTGGCTGCCCGTGCGGCGCGTATTCCAATTGTGCCAAGAGCTGTGATGCTGGGTGAGTTGATGCGCTTAAAGCAGGGCATTGCTATTGCAGGCACTCATGGCAAAACAACCACGACCAGTTTGTTGGCTTCAGTTTTGGCTGAGGGTGGTTTGGATCCAACCTTTGTGATTGGCGGAAAATTAACGTCTGCTGGTGCAAATGCACGTTTAGGCACTGGTGATTTTATTGTGGCCGAAGCCGATGAATCAGACGCATCCTTCTTAAACTTATTGCCAGTGATTGAAGTGATCACCAACATTGATGCTGATCACATGGACACTTATCAGCACGATATGGCTAAGTTAAAACAAGCCTTCGTGCAATTCACGCAACGCATGCCGTTTTATGGTGTTGCTGTGTTGTGCGTTGATGATCAAAACGTGCGCGATATTTTGCCGTTTGTGTCACAACCAATTCTTGGGTATGGCTTATCTGAAGATGCTGATGTGCGCGCTATTGATGTTGTTGCCGATGGTCCTCAGATGCATTTCACAGCCTTGCGACACACCGTGCGTCGTCATGGCGATACGCCAGGGCCATTGAAGGTCACATTGAATTTACCAGGCTTACACAATGTGCGTAACGCACTTGCAGCGATTGCCATTGCCACTGAGTTGGGTGTGAGTGATGCAGCCATCGTGAAAGCCTTGAAAGAATTCCACGGCGTTGGCCGCCGTTTCCAGCGTTATGGAGAAGTGAAGTTGCCTCAGGGTGGTACATGCACTGTGATTGATGATTACGGTCATCATCCTGTAGAGATGGCAGCAACACTCTCTGCAACCAGAGGAGCCTTCCCAGGCCGTCGATTATTGCTGGCATTCCAGCCACATCGTTACACCAGAACGCGTGACTGCTTTGGTGAGTTTGTGCGAGTTCTTCAAGGTGTGGATGCTTTGGCTTTAACCGAAGTTTATCCAGCGGGTGAGGCTCGAATTTCCGGTGCTGATGGAGAGGCTTTGATCAAAGCTTTGGCAAAGGCCAAAGAAGAAGGTCGCTTATTGGATGTTGCTAATACTAAATTTATAAAAGATGTGAATGAATTGCCGAATTTGGTGATGAGCATGGCGCGCGATGGTGATGTGATCATCACCATGGGTGCAGGATCCATCTCTGCTGTTCCAGGAAAGTTGGCGGGAGGTTCAAATGCCTAA